One genomic window of Actinoalloteichus hoggarensis includes the following:
- a CDS encoding MBL fold metallo-hydrolase: MSQPPPADPAAWWSEIAAGVLVRRHRELDLSTGLIIGSRSCLVVDTCGDHRQGTALAAAIRERTSLPWIVVYTHAHFDHCFGTEPFLPCPVWAHAGLPAVLTATASRQRDEWAARYREQGRPDLADDLAASSAVPPDHTVGERVELDLGGRTAVLEHLGRGHTDHDLIVSVPDVDVVFTGDLIEQGAPPAVEDSFPREWADLATALARRGTAGTRFVPGHGHPVDTAFVRTQAAGLRTLVEQAEALGGVSDASGEEPTHPFGAAVVRAAAARLA; encoded by the coding sequence ATGAGCCAACCTCCGCCCGCCGATCCCGCCGCCTGGTGGAGCGAGATCGCCGCTGGAGTGCTGGTGCGGCGGCATCGCGAGCTGGACCTGTCGACCGGCCTGATCATCGGCAGCCGGTCGTGCCTGGTCGTCGACACCTGCGGTGATCACCGCCAGGGCACGGCGCTGGCGGCGGCGATCCGGGAACGGACGTCGCTGCCGTGGATCGTCGTCTACACCCACGCGCACTTCGATCACTGCTTCGGCACCGAGCCCTTCCTGCCCTGCCCCGTCTGGGCGCATGCCGGACTGCCCGCGGTGCTGACGGCGACCGCGTCGAGACAACGCGACGAGTGGGCCGCCCGCTATCGCGAGCAGGGCAGGCCCGACCTGGCCGATGATCTCGCCGCCTCCTCCGCCGTGCCGCCGGATCACACGGTGGGTGAGCGCGTCGAACTCGATCTCGGCGGCCGCACGGCCGTGCTCGAACACCTCGGTCGGGGACACACCGACCATGACCTGATCGTCAGCGTGCCGGACGTCGACGTGGTCTTCACCGGAGACCTGATCGAGCAGGGCGCGCCGCCCGCGGTCGAGGACTCGTTCCCCCGCGAGTGGGCGGACCTCGCCACGGCTCTCGCGCGACGCGGGACGGCAGGCACCCGCTTCGTTCCCGGACACGGCCATCCGGTGGACACCGCGTTCGTCCGAACACAGGCGGCCGGACTGCGCACTCTGGTGGAACAGGCCGAGGCGCTCGGGGGAGTCTCGGACGCGTCCGGCGAAGAACCGACCCACCCGTTCGGCGCAGCGGTCGTCCGTGCCGCGGCGGCACGCCTGGCCTGA
- a CDS encoding ASCH domain-containing protein, with protein MSEVDLPHAEFAFPGPLRDRLVAAIQDGRKTTTTALLVEFEHADEPLPRPGDRELLIDSAGAPAGVIELLEVRCLRLADVDLAHAVDEGEGHASVADWRTDHEEFWQGADLRAHLGDPEFTVDDDTMVVAQRFRFLPTRPNA; from the coding sequence ATGTCCGAGGTCGATCTTCCCCACGCCGAGTTCGCCTTTCCCGGCCCGCTGCGCGACCGTCTGGTGGCGGCGATCCAGGACGGACGCAAGACCACCACCACGGCGCTGCTCGTCGAGTTCGAGCACGCCGACGAGCCGTTGCCCCGGCCGGGAGACCGTGAACTGCTCATCGACTCGGCCGGTGCACCCGCCGGAGTCATCGAACTGCTCGAGGTGCGGTGCCTCCGGCTGGCGGACGTGGACCTGGCGCATGCGGTCGACGAGGGCGAAGGCCACGCGTCGGTGGCCGACTGGCGGACCGACCACGAGGAGTTCTGGCAGGGCGCGGACCTGCGGGCCCATCTCGGCGACCCAGAGTTCACGGTCGACGACGACACGATGGTCGTCGCTCAGCGATTCCGCTTCCTCCCCACGCGGCCGAATGCGTGA
- a CDS encoding peptidoglycan recognition protein family protein encodes MTTFVSRASWGARAPRNVSNNITPQNGGVTVHYVGSGNVARPDHSQCAAQVRGIQNGHMDGNGWADIAYTYLVCIHDYVFHGRGPNVRTAANGTNPGNQNWYGVCALIGDADTVPEGLVAGIKSAIADLRGVGSAANGINGHRDHLATSCPGSRLYALVQDGSLNPGGGGGPSPAPAWPGVYFRYPPVTTHSSVRTWQQQMLSRGWSIAVDGAYGPGSKEVCLAFQREKGLGVDGVVGPATWAAAWTAPLTRVEALTRQTLAASR; translated from the coding sequence ATGACGACCTTCGTGAGTCGAGCGAGCTGGGGAGCCAGGGCGCCCAGGAACGTCTCGAACAACATCACGCCGCAGAACGGCGGCGTCACCGTGCATTACGTCGGCAGCGGCAACGTGGCGCGTCCCGATCATTCGCAGTGCGCGGCACAGGTCCGAGGAATTCAGAACGGACACATGGACGGGAACGGTTGGGCGGACATCGCCTACACGTATCTCGTCTGTATCCACGACTACGTCTTCCACGGTCGCGGGCCGAACGTTCGGACGGCCGCCAACGGAACGAATCCGGGAAATCAGAACTGGTACGGGGTGTGCGCTCTCATCGGCGACGCGGACACCGTTCCGGAAGGCCTGGTCGCGGGCATCAAGTCGGCCATCGCCGATCTTCGCGGCGTCGGCAGTGCCGCGAACGGCATCAACGGGCACCGTGACCACCTCGCCACGTCGTGTCCGGGCAGCAGGCTCTACGCGCTCGTCCAGGACGGCTCCCTCAACCCCGGCGGCGGGGGCGGCCCGTCTCCCGCGCCCGCCTGGCCCGGCGTCTACTTCCGTTATCCGCCCGTCACGACGCACAGCAGTGTGCGGACCTGGCAGCAGCAGATGCTCAGCCGAGGGTGGTCGATCGCCGTGGACGGCGCGTACGGGCCCGGCTCGAAGGAGGTCTGCCTCGCCTTCCAACGGGAGAAGGGGCTGGGCGTCGACGGCGTCGTGGGCCCCGCGACCTGGGCCGCTGCCTGGACGGCGCCGCTGACCCGTGTCGAGGCTCTCACCCGGCAGACCCTCGCCGCTTCTCGATAG
- a CDS encoding GNAT family N-acetyltransferase: MTRDDLSTRTLTDDDFEQLAAVLSGAFLLEDPELWEINRRFLEIDRVHGVFEGTELLGSAAALTRSLTLPGGVSAPVAAVTWVGTALGHRRRGILSRLMTAQLHGLHESGAEPIACLGASEGGIYRRFGYGVSTEWAGVTVPGKAPFRPEVDLGEDRVRETSRAQALPLIAAMYDQGARHTGWMSRAASHWDFALADTQATRSRGGSRLHFALHPEGYAVYRVHPGGTFSAPEYQLHVLELFSTSPVGHAALWRYLLDVDWISEVRYPKCPTTDPLFSLLADRRQAASRPVDALWVRLVDVDRALAARRYSAPLDVVLEVLDPRCPWNDGRLRLRVDEAGAATAAATSEPADLTIGIADLGAVFLGAARLSTLAASGLVSEHRAGAVAEASRAFLTDPVPYCTVDF, from the coding sequence ATGACCCGAGACGACCTGAGCACCCGCACCCTGACCGACGACGACTTCGAACAGCTGGCCGCGGTGCTGTCCGGAGCATTCCTGCTGGAGGACCCGGAGCTCTGGGAGATCAACCGGCGATTCCTGGAGATCGACCGCGTCCACGGCGTGTTCGAGGGCACGGAACTCCTCGGCAGCGCCGCCGCGCTGACCAGATCGCTCACGCTGCCCGGCGGCGTCTCCGCCCCCGTCGCCGCGGTCACCTGGGTCGGGACCGCGCTCGGCCACCGCCGACGCGGCATCCTGAGCAGACTGATGACCGCGCAGCTCCACGGCCTGCACGAGTCGGGCGCGGAGCCGATCGCATGCCTGGGGGCCTCGGAGGGCGGCATCTACCGTCGATTCGGCTACGGCGTGTCCACCGAGTGGGCCGGGGTGACGGTGCCGGGCAAAGCCCCGTTCCGCCCGGAGGTGGATCTCGGAGAGGACCGGGTTCGTGAGACGTCCCGAGCCCAGGCTCTGCCGCTGATCGCCGCGATGTACGACCAGGGCGCGCGGCACACCGGATGGATGTCGCGTGCGGCGTCCCACTGGGACTTCGCCCTGGCCGACACGCAGGCGACGCGGAGCAGGGGCGGAAGCAGGCTGCACTTCGCCCTGCATCCCGAGGGCTACGCGGTCTATCGCGTGCACCCCGGCGGCACCTTCTCGGCGCCGGAGTATCAGCTCCACGTCCTCGAACTGTTCTCGACCAGCCCGGTCGGCCACGCCGCGCTGTGGCGTTACCTGCTCGACGTCGACTGGATCAGCGAAGTCCGCTACCCGAAGTGTCCGACGACGGACCCGCTCTTCAGTCTGCTGGCCGATCGGCGCCAGGCGGCGAGCAGGCCCGTGGACGCCCTGTGGGTGCGGCTGGTGGACGTCGACCGGGCGCTGGCCGCCCGCCGGTACTCCGCGCCGCTGGACGTCGTGCTGGAAGTACTCGATCCGCGCTGCCCGTGGAATGACGGGCGCCTGCGGCTGCGCGTCGACGAGGCCGGGGCGGCCACGGCGGCGGCCACCTCGGAACCGGCCGACCTGACGATCGGGATCGCCGATCTGGGCGCCGTCTTCCTCGGAGCCGCTCGGCTGAGCACGCTCGCCGCGAGCGGGCTCGTCTCGGAACACCGCGCGGGCGCGGTCGCCGAGGCGTCCCGGGCGTTCCTGACCGATCCGGTGCCCTATTGCACCGTCGACTTCTGA
- a CDS encoding 2-phosphosulfolactate phosphatase, producing MTTEHVLRQEHHRIRSGWGEAGLAALADDCAVVIVVDVLSFSTAVDVALGRGARVLPLRWRDERAAEAAAAAGATLAGPRGGAGWSLSPTSLHDLPAGRLLALPSPNGATLCAAAATRRVEVLVGCLRNASATAHRALESANGAPIAVIAAGERWGVDDGPLRVAVEDLLGAGAVIAALSGGTTAGCSPEAAVAEASFLGCRDRLGALIADCTSGRELRDGGYAADVEQASRLDVSRCAPRLVDGVLVHPATST from the coding sequence ATGACCACAGAGCACGTCCTCCGGCAGGAACACCACCGGATCCGATCGGGCTGGGGAGAAGCGGGGCTCGCCGCCCTCGCCGACGACTGCGCGGTGGTGATCGTCGTCGACGTGCTGTCGTTCAGCACGGCCGTCGACGTCGCGCTCGGACGCGGGGCGCGCGTGCTGCCCCTTCGGTGGCGGGACGAACGAGCCGCCGAGGCGGCGGCGGCCGCGGGCGCCACCCTCGCAGGCCCCCGGGGCGGTGCGGGCTGGTCGCTGAGTCCGACGTCCCTGCACGATCTCCCCGCCGGTCGCCTGCTCGCACTGCCCTCTCCCAACGGCGCCACGTTGTGTGCGGCGGCGGCGACCCGGCGGGTGGAGGTGCTCGTCGGCTGCCTGCGCAACGCGAGCGCGACGGCACACCGGGCCCTGGAGTCCGCGAACGGGGCTCCGATCGCGGTGATCGCCGCGGGCGAGCGCTGGGGGGTGGACGACGGGCCGCTGCGAGTGGCCGTGGAGGACCTGCTGGGCGCGGGAGCGGTGATCGCGGCCCTGAGCGGGGGCACCACCGCAGGCTGTTCTCCCGAGGCGGCGGTGGCCGAGGCGTCCTTCCTGGGCTGCCGCGATCGGCTGGGCGCGCTGATCGCGGACTGCACGTCCGGCCGTGAGCTGCGGGACGGCGGCTACGCCGCCGACGTGGAACAGGCGAGCCGCCTGGACGTCAGCCGATGCGCTCCGCGACTCGTGGACGGCGTCCTGGTCCACCCGGCGACGTCGACCTGA
- the modA gene encoding molybdate ABC transporter substrate-binding protein, whose product MTRALFGLALGLCVLGSAGCGAVPGSVDGAAADRSSSGSPADGVPARQLTVFAAASLTEGFTELARRFEEANPGVSVRSSFAGSGTLVQQLEHGAPADVLATADVVTMDRAVEAGLTGTEPVVFATNRLQIAVPPDDPANVTRLADLAAPGNTIALCAVEVPCGAAAEEAFDRAGFEPAPDTREQDVKAVLTKVVLGEADAGLVYRTDVHSAGETVRGIDFTEADEVVNDYPIAVVADSPQARLAREFLDFARSETGHEVLADLGFGPP is encoded by the coding sequence ATGACACGGGCACTGTTCGGGCTCGCCCTCGGGTTATGCGTACTGGGATCGGCGGGCTGCGGCGCCGTGCCCGGGTCCGTCGACGGCGCCGCCGCCGACCGGTCCTCGTCGGGGTCCCCCGCCGACGGCGTGCCCGCGAGGCAGCTGACCGTCTTCGCCGCCGCCTCGCTCACCGAGGGCTTCACCGAGCTGGCTCGTCGGTTCGAGGAGGCCAATCCCGGTGTGTCGGTCCGGTCGAGCTTCGCGGGCAGCGGCACCCTCGTGCAGCAGCTCGAGCACGGCGCCCCGGCCGACGTCCTGGCCACCGCCGACGTCGTGACCATGGACCGGGCCGTCGAGGCGGGGCTGACGGGGACGGAACCGGTGGTCTTCGCGACGAACCGACTGCAGATCGCCGTGCCGCCGGACGACCCGGCGAACGTGACGCGCCTGGCCGATCTCGCGGCACCCGGGAACACCATCGCGCTGTGCGCGGTCGAGGTGCCGTGCGGCGCCGCCGCCGAAGAGGCCTTCGACCGCGCCGGATTCGAACCCGCCCCCGACACCCGAGAACAGGACGTCAAGGCGGTGCTGACCAAGGTCGTCCTCGGCGAGGCCGACGCGGGCCTGGTATACCGCACCGACGTCCACTCGGCCGGGGAGACCGTGCGCGGCATCGACTTCACCGAGGCCGACGAGGTCGTCAACGACTATCCGATCGCCGTCGTCGCGGACTCGCCGCAGGCACGGCTCGCTCGGGAGTTCCTGGACTTCGCGCGGTCCGAGACAGGTCATGAGGTGCTCGCCGACCTCGGCTTCGGCCCGCCGTGA
- a CDS encoding ribose-5-phosphate isomerase has translation MRVYLGADHAGFQLKIELADSLRGLGHDVVDVGPHAYDAEDDYPAFCIEAARRVVADDGSLGVVIGGSGNGEQIAANKVPGARVALAWSPETARLARNHNDAQLIGIGARMHTSQEAIEIVTTFLDASFSAEERHARRIGLIAEYEATGTPPPMPTG, from the coding sequence GTGCGTGTCTATCTCGGTGCCGACCATGCAGGGTTTCAACTCAAGATCGAGCTCGCCGACAGTCTTCGCGGTCTCGGCCACGACGTCGTCGACGTCGGTCCCCACGCTTATGACGCCGAGGACGACTACCCGGCCTTCTGCATCGAGGCGGCGCGGCGAGTGGTCGCCGACGACGGCAGCCTCGGCGTGGTGATCGGCGGCTCGGGCAACGGCGAGCAGATCGCGGCGAACAAGGTTCCCGGCGCCCGAGTGGCGCTGGCGTGGAGCCCGGAGACCGCGCGGCTGGCGCGAAACCACAACGACGCCCAGCTCATCGGCATCGGTGCTCGGATGCACACCAGCCAGGAGGCGATCGAGATCGTCACGACCTTCCTCGACGCGAGCTTCTCCGCCGAGGAGCGTCACGCTCGGCGGATCGGTCTGATCGCGGAGTACGAGGCCACCGGCACGCCGCCGCCGATGCCGACCGGCTGA
- a CDS encoding Fpg/Nei family DNA glycosylase, with amino-acid sequence MPEGHTLHRLARLHQRLFAGAPVRVSSPQGRFAAEAARLDGVILGEAQAHGKHLLHHYENGLTVHVHLGLYGTFVEQPLPVAEPTGQVRMRMIGADHFSDLRGPTACRILLAPEVAALRARLGPDPLRPDADPEAAWSRVSRSRSSIAALLLDQSVLAGAGNVYRAEVLFRHGVPPMLAGSRLSRQDWDAIWADLVLLMEEGVRTGRIDTVRPEHDPHVMGREPRRDRHGGEVYVYRRAGMPCLICGETVLMRDLQGRRLYWCPHCQAG; translated from the coding sequence ATGCCGGAAGGACACACCCTGCATCGTCTCGCCCGGCTGCATCAACGGCTCTTCGCAGGCGCACCCGTGCGGGTGAGCAGCCCCCAGGGTCGCTTCGCGGCCGAGGCCGCCCGCCTCGACGGAGTGATCCTCGGTGAGGCGCAGGCGCATGGGAAGCATCTGCTGCATCACTACGAGAACGGCCTGACCGTGCACGTCCACCTCGGGCTGTACGGCACGTTCGTCGAGCAGCCGCTGCCGGTGGCCGAGCCGACAGGACAGGTCCGGATGCGGATGATCGGTGCGGACCACTTCAGCGACCTGCGTGGGCCCACGGCCTGTCGAATACTCCTCGCCCCCGAGGTCGCGGCGTTGCGGGCGAGACTGGGACCGGACCCGTTGCGGCCGGACGCCGATCCGGAAGCGGCCTGGTCTCGCGTCTCGCGCTCGCGTTCCTCGATCGCGGCTCTGTTGCTGGACCAGTCCGTTCTCGCGGGCGCGGGGAACGTCTACCGCGCCGAGGTGCTGTTCCGACACGGAGTGCCGCCGATGCTCGCCGGGTCGCGCCTGAGCAGGCAGGACTGGGATGCGATCTGGGCGGATCTCGTGCTGCTCATGGAAGAGGGCGTCCGCACCGGGCGGATCGACACCGTGCGTCCAGAGCACGATCCCCACGTCATGGGAAGGGAGCCGAGACGGGATCGCCACGGCGGGGAGGTCTACGTCTATCGCCGGGCGGGGATGCCCTGCCTGATCTGCGGTGAGACCGTGCTGATGCGGGACCTGCAGGGCCGCAGGCTGTACTGGTGTCCACACTGTCAGGCAGGTTGA
- a CDS encoding ABC transporter permease: MLILPAGLAVAFLIGPLIGLLIVAPWAELPARLATPEVFAALRLSLWCATAATVLCLLLGVPLAWILARAEFPGRRVLRALVTLPLVLPPVVGGVALLLFLGRRGLVGEHLHTWFGVSIPFTVLAVVLAEAFVAMPFLVLSVEGALRGADRRFEEAAATLGASRRLVFRRITLPSVAPGVLAGAVLCWARALGEFGATITFAGSLPGETQTMPSAVYVALQTSPDDAVVLSLLLLTVCVLVLVSLRERWTGGLR; this comes from the coding sequence ATGCTGATCCTGCCCGCCGGGCTCGCCGTGGCCTTCCTGATCGGGCCGCTGATCGGCCTGCTGATCGTGGCGCCGTGGGCCGAGCTGCCCGCGCGACTGGCGACTCCGGAGGTCTTCGCGGCCCTGCGGCTTTCGCTGTGGTGCGCGACCGCGGCGACCGTGCTGTGCCTCCTGCTGGGGGTCCCGCTGGCCTGGATACTGGCCAGAGCCGAGTTCCCCGGCCGTCGGGTGCTGCGTGCGCTGGTCACGCTGCCGCTGGTCCTGCCGCCCGTGGTCGGGGGCGTGGCGCTGCTGTTGTTCCTGGGTCGGCGGGGGCTCGTCGGCGAACACCTGCACACCTGGTTCGGCGTGTCGATCCCCTTCACCGTCCTCGCGGTCGTGCTCGCGGAGGCCTTCGTGGCGATGCCGTTCCTGGTGCTCTCGGTGGAGGGAGCCCTCCGAGGCGCCGACCGGCGGTTCGAGGAGGCGGCGGCCACCCTGGGGGCCTCCCGCCGACTCGTCTTCCGCCGGATCACCCTCCCCTCGGTCGCACCGGGGGTGCTCGCGGGGGCGGTGCTCTGCTGGGCACGTGCGCTCGGCGAGTTCGGCGCCACCATCACCTTCGCGGGCAGCCTTCCCGGCGAGACCCAGACCATGCCCTCGGCCGTCTACGTGGCCCTCCAGACCAGCCCGGACGACGCCGTGGTCCTGAGCCTGCTGTTGCTGACCGTCTGCGTGCTGGTGCTGGTGTCGCTGCGTGAACGGTGGACGGGCGGCCTGCGATGA
- a CDS encoding phosphoketolase family protein, translating into MTVGTDAHGEPLTDAELRSLHRWWQAANYLSAGQIYLMDNPLLREPLRPEHIKPRLLGHWGTTPGLTFVYAHLNRAIMRRKLEMMYVTGPGHGGPGMVAASWLEGTYGEVYPDVGQDLAGLRRLFTQFSFPGGIPSHAAPETPGSINEGGELGYSLAHAYGAAFDNPQLTVACVIGDGEAETGPLATAWHSTRFLDPVRDGAVLPILHLNGFKIASPTVLARIPEEELRSLLRGYGHEPWFVSGRDPVAMHHGFARALDACLDDIAAIQVRARGRGATERPRWPMIVLRTPKGWTGPAELHGKPVEGSWRSHQVPLPAPREDPEQLRQLEAWLRSYDPATLFEPDGAPVPDIRELHPRGARRMSASPHADGGLLLRALRLPDFRDYGVRVERAGGAKASATGVLGEFLRDVLRENRNEGIFRMFSPDENNSNRLGAVLEATGRAWMAEADADDDAALVPDGRLMEMLSEHTCQGWLEGYLLTGRHGLFSCYEAFVHIVDSMFNQHAKWLKVSRELPWRRPVASLNYLLTSHVWQQDHNGFSHQDPGFIDHVMNKKAEIVRVYLPPDANTLLSVVDHCLRSRNYVNVVVAGKQPEDQYLDIEAAETHCTRGIGIWDWASNDQEGDVDAVLGCAGDVPTKEVLAAVSLLRRSLPELRLRVVNVVDLMRLQDERQHPHGLSDVEFDALFTTDRPVIFAYHGYPWLIHRLTYRRTNHENIHVRGYNEEGTTTTPFDMRVLNGIDRFHLAIDVIDRVPRLGPTAAYARQEFQDALLRHRRHVTTHGEDLPEVRDWSWPSWTRTS; encoded by the coding sequence ATGACGGTCGGGACCGATGCGCACGGCGAACCCCTCACCGACGCTGAGCTGCGGAGTCTCCACCGCTGGTGGCAGGCCGCCAACTACCTCTCGGCCGGACAGATCTACCTGATGGACAACCCGTTGCTGCGGGAGCCGCTCCGTCCCGAGCACATCAAGCCCCGGCTGCTCGGCCACTGGGGGACCACTCCCGGCCTGACGTTCGTATACGCCCACCTGAACCGAGCGATCATGCGGCGGAAACTGGAGATGATGTACGTGACGGGCCCCGGCCACGGCGGCCCCGGCATGGTCGCGGCCTCCTGGCTGGAGGGCACCTACGGCGAGGTCTACCCGGATGTCGGCCAAGACCTGGCCGGACTTCGTAGACTGTTCACCCAGTTCTCGTTCCCCGGCGGCATTCCCAGCCACGCCGCGCCGGAGACGCCCGGTTCGATCAACGAGGGCGGCGAACTGGGCTACTCGCTGGCTCACGCCTACGGCGCGGCCTTCGACAACCCGCAGCTGACGGTGGCGTGTGTGATCGGCGACGGCGAGGCCGAGACCGGGCCGCTGGCGACCGCGTGGCACTCGACCAGGTTCCTCGATCCCGTTCGCGACGGGGCGGTGCTGCCGATCCTGCACCTCAACGGATTCAAGATCGCGAGTCCCACGGTGCTCGCCCGCATCCCGGAGGAGGAGCTGCGGTCACTGCTGCGCGGCTACGGACACGAACCGTGGTTCGTCAGCGGCCGTGATCCCGTGGCGATGCACCATGGCTTCGCGCGGGCCCTCGACGCCTGCCTCGACGACATCGCCGCCATCCAGGTCCGCGCACGCGGCCGAGGCGCGACGGAGCGGCCCCGTTGGCCGATGATCGTGTTGCGAACGCCGAAGGGGTGGACCGGCCCCGCCGAACTGCACGGCAAGCCGGTGGAGGGCTCCTGGCGCTCTCATCAGGTTCCGCTGCCCGCGCCGAGGGAGGACCCGGAGCAGCTCCGGCAGCTGGAGGCCTGGCTGCGGAGCTACGACCCGGCCACGCTCTTCGAGCCCGACGGCGCCCCGGTTCCCGACATCCGGGAGCTGCATCCCCGAGGCGCACGGCGAATGAGCGCGAGCCCCCATGCCGACGGGGGCCTGCTGCTGCGCGCCCTGCGGCTGCCCGACTTCCGCGACTACGGGGTGCGGGTGGAGCGCGCCGGCGGCGCCAAGGCGTCCGCGACCGGCGTGCTCGGCGAATTTCTGCGGGACGTGCTGCGGGAGAATCGGAACGAGGGGATCTTCCGGATGTTCTCGCCGGACGAGAACAACTCGAATCGGCTCGGCGCGGTGCTGGAGGCCACCGGACGCGCCTGGATGGCCGAGGCGGACGCGGACGACGACGCGGCGCTGGTCCCGGACGGCAGGCTGATGGAGATGCTCTCCGAGCACACCTGCCAGGGCTGGTTGGAGGGCTATCTGCTCACCGGGAGGCACGGTCTCTTCTCGTGTTATGAGGCCTTCGTGCACATCGTCGACTCGATGTTCAATCAGCACGCCAAGTGGCTGAAGGTCTCCCGCGAGCTGCCGTGGCGCAGGCCGGTCGCCTCCCTCAACTACCTGTTGACCTCACACGTCTGGCAGCAGGACCACAACGGCTTCTCCCACCAGGACCCCGGCTTCATCGATCACGTCATGAACAAGAAGGCCGAGATCGTCCGGGTCTACCTGCCGCCGGACGCCAACACCCTGCTGTCGGTGGTCGATCACTGCCTGCGCAGCAGGAACTATGTGAACGTCGTCGTGGCGGGCAAGCAGCCCGAGGACCAGTACCTGGACATCGAGGCGGCGGAGACGCACTGCACCAGGGGGATCGGAATCTGGGACTGGGCCAGCAACGATCAGGAGGGCGACGTCGACGCGGTGCTCGGCTGCGCCGGAGACGTGCCGACCAAGGAGGTCCTCGCCGCGGTGAGCCTGCTCCGGAGAAGTCTGCCGGAGCTACGGCTTCGCGTGGTCAACGTGGTGGACCTGATGCGGCTGCAGGACGAGCGACAGCATCCGCACGGGTTGTCCGACGTCGAGTTCGACGCGCTTTTCACCACCGACCGACCGGTGATCTTCGCGTACCACGGGTACCCGTGGCTCATCCACCGACTGACGTACCGGCGGACCAATCACGAGAACATCCACGTGCGCGGCTACAACGAGGAGGGCACCACCACGACGCCCTTCGACATGCGCGTGCTGAACGGGATCGACCGCTTCCATCTCGCGATCGACGTGATCGACCGGGTGCCCCGCCTCGGCCCGACGGCCGCCTACGCCCGCCAGGAGTTCCAGGACGCCCTGCTCCGGCATCGCAGGCACGTGACGACCCACGGCGAGGACCTGCCCGAGGTGCGTGACTGGTCGTGGCCGTCGTGGACCAGGACGAGCTGA
- a CDS encoding ABC transporter ATP-binding protein, translated as MTLDARLIVRRDTGFRLDLELRIRPGEVVALLGPNGAGKTTALRALAGLRPLDDGRIDLAGEVLDEPGRPDRFVPPNRRRLGVVFQDHRLFGHLSALENVAFGPRAHGVRRRVARESAMEWLERLGIAELADRPPARLSGGQAQRVALARALAVRPALLLLDEPTAALDAGSRLAVRAELARQLADFDGCAVLVTHDALDAMALATRLVVLESGSVVQDGTPAEVATRPRTDYVAALVGLNLCRGVVRGGAVEIEGFGGLTPREGPTETGPVLVAFPPTAVTLHPTAVPDGRPVTVAEIGAGGTGVRVRLAGRAGIAADLPPAALAELDIAAGARLWATVRAEELRCYPR; from the coding sequence ATGACTCTCGACGCGCGGCTGATCGTGCGCCGCGACACCGGATTCCGACTCGACTTGGAGCTCCGGATCCGACCGGGCGAGGTCGTGGCTCTGCTGGGCCCCAACGGAGCGGGCAAGACCACCGCGTTGCGGGCACTCGCGGGACTGCGACCGCTGGACGACGGGCGGATCGACCTGGCGGGCGAGGTGCTCGACGAACCGGGCAGGCCGGACCGCTTCGTCCCGCCGAACCGGCGGCGGCTCGGTGTCGTCTTCCAGGACCACCGCCTGTTCGGACATCTGAGCGCACTGGAGAACGTCGCCTTCGGCCCGAGGGCGCACGGCGTGCGCCGACGAGTCGCGCGAGAGTCGGCGATGGAGTGGTTGGAGAGGCTGGGCATCGCCGAGCTGGCGGACCGACCGCCTGCCCGGCTGTCCGGCGGTCAGGCCCAGCGCGTGGCACTCGCCAGGGCGCTGGCCGTGCGTCCCGCCCTGCTGCTGCTGGACGAGCCGACCGCGGCGCTGGACGCAGGCTCCCGGCTCGCGGTCCGCGCCGAGCTGGCCAGGCAGCTCGCCGACTTCGACGGCTGCGCGGTACTGGTCACCCACGACGCGCTGGACGCGATGGCGTTGGCGACGAGGCTGGTGGTGCTGGAGTCTGGATCGGTGGTCCAGGACGGCACGCCCGCCGAGGTCGCCACACGCCCTCGGACCGACTACGTCGCGGCCTTGGTCGGGCTGAACCTGTGCCGGGGAGTCGTGCGCGGCGGGGCGGTCGAGATCGAGGGGTTCGGCGGCCTGACGCCACGCGAGGGGCCGACCGAGACCGGGCCTGTCCTCGTCGCCTTTCCCCCGACAGCGGTGACCCTGCATCCCACGGCCGTTCCCGACGGCAGACCGGTCACCGTCGCCGAGATCGGTGCGGGCGGCACCGGCGTCCGCGTTCGGCTGGCCGGACGGGCGGGGATCGCGGCGGACCTGCCCCCGGCGGCGCTGGCCGAACTCGACATCGCGGCGGGTGCGCGATTGTGGGCGACGGTGCGGGCGGAGGAACTGCGATGCTATCCGCGCTGA